A region of Anopheles merus strain MAF chromosome 2R, AmerM5.1, whole genome shotgun sequence DNA encodes the following proteins:
- the LOC121587765 gene encoding ATPase family AAA domain-containing protein 3A homolog, whose product MSWLFGYKSQVPPQGGDGGPEPPGPPPSSAGSAGQMAGDANLTKAERKAMEAYRFDSSALERAAEAARTLERSKHAREALELSKMQENTRQQEYLAKVKEYEAHIEASKVEHKRVDHEERRKTLAEETKQQQQRAQYQDQLARKRYEEQLAQQQRVQEENLRKQEESVAKQEAMRRKTIEHEMELREKNKMKLLEAELRAKAKVDRENRDLTLEQIRLKAEENRITVMEGIKTAGSVLGQGATALLTDWNKVVTTVGGLSLLALGVYTAKGATGVTARYVEARIGKPSLVNETSRFSLLEALKHPIETVKRLKHKPTEALQGVVLQPKLEERLRDIAIATKNTKNNKGLYRNILMHGPPGTGKTMFAKRLATHSGMDYAIMTGGDVGPMGRDAVTAIHKVFDWANTSRRGLLLFIDEADAFLRKRSSEQISEDMRSALNAFLYRTGEQNPRFMLVLASNTPEQFDYAINDRLDEMVEFTLPGLEERERLVRLYFDKFVLQPAAEGKKRFKVEQWDYSAVCSKMAKMCEGMSGREISKLGVSWQAACYASEEGVLTEQMVLDRCEAAVRQHRQKMAWLSEQEKLDHKSITGGKGFLTQ is encoded by the exons ATGTCGTGGTTGTTCGGGTATAAAAGCCAAGTTCCTCCGCAGGGCGGTGATGGTGGACCGGAACCGCCGGGACCGCCACCGTCGTCGGCCGGCAGCGCCGGTCAGATGGCGGGCGATGCCAATTTGACCAAGGCCGAAAGGAAAGCTATGGAAGCGTATCGGTTCGATTCGTCGGCCCTGGAACGGGCGGCCGAAGCTGCACGCACCCTGGAGCGTTCGA AGCACGCCCGGGAAGCGCTGGAGCTGTCGAAAATGCAGGAAAATACCCGCCAGCAGGAGTATCTGGCAAAGGTGAAGGAGTACGAGGCTCACATAGAAGCGTCCAAGGTGGAGCATAAGCGCGTGGACCATGAGGAGCGCCGAAAGACGCTGGCAGAGGAAAccaagcaacagcagcaacgcgCCCAGTACCAGGACCAGCTCGCTCGCAAACGGTACGAGGAGCAGCTggcccagcagcagcgggtgCAGGAGGAAAATCTACGCAAACAGGAGGAAAGCGTTGCGAAACAGGAGGCAATGCGCCGCAAGACCATCGAGCACGAGATGGAGCTGCGGGAGAAAAACAAGATGAAGCTGCTCGAGGCGGAGCTGCGTGCTAAAGCGAAAGTGGATCGGGAAAACCGTGACCTAACGCTGGAGCAAATCCGCCTGAAGGCGGAAGAGAACCGCATCACCGTGATGGAGGGCATTAAGACGGCGGGGTCCGTCCTGGGGCAGGGTGCCACCGCACTGCTGACCGATTGGAACAAGGTGGTCACGACGGTCGGTGGCCTGTCGCTGCTCGCACTCGGCGTGTACACGGCCAAGGGGGCAACGGGCGTAACGGCACGGTATGTCGAGGCGCGGATAGGTAAACCGTCGCTGGTCAATGAAACGTCACGCTTTTCGCTGCTGGAAGCACTGAAACATCCCATCGAGACGGTGAAACGATTGAAGCACAAACCGACCGAAGCCCTGCAGGGCGTTGTCCTGCAGCCCAAGCTGGAGGAGCGGCTGCGAGACATTGCCATCGCGacgaaaaacaccaaaaacaacaaGGGCCTGTACCGGAACATTCTTATGCACGGTCCGCCCGGAACCGGTAAGACGATGTTCGCCAAGCGGCTCGCCACCCACTCCGGCATGGATTACGCCATCATGACGGGCGGCGACGTAGGACCGATGGGACGGGACGCGGTGACGGCCATCCACAAGGTGTTCGATTGGGCCAACACTAGCCGGCGCGGTTTGCTGCTGTTCATCGACGAAGCCGACGCTTTCCTGCGCAAACGATCGTCCGAACAGATCTCGGAAGACATGCGGTCCGCGCTGAACGCGTTCCTCTATCGTACCGGCGAGCAAAACCCGCGCTTCATGCTGGTACTAGCCTCCAACACGCCCGAACAGTTCGACTACGCCATCAACGATCGGTTGGATGAGATGGTAGAGTTTACCCTGCCCGGACTGGAAGAGCGGGAACGTTTGGTACGTCTGTACTTTGACAAGTTCGTGCTACAGCCAGCCGCGGAAGGCAAGAA ACGCTTCAAGGTGGAACAGTGGGACTACAGTGCGGTGTGCAGCAAAATGGCTAAAATGTGCGAAGGCATGTCGGGTCGTGAAATCTCGAAGCTGGGCGTATCCTGGCAGGCGGCCTGCTACGCCTCGGAGGAAGGCGTGCTCACCGAGCAGATGGTGCTGGATCGGTGCGAAGCTGCCGTCCGGCAACACCGGCAGAAGATGGCCTGGCTTTCGGAGCAGGAAAAGCTCGACCACAAATCCATCACCGGTGGTAAAGGGTTTCTGACGCAGTAA
- the LOC121588044 gene encoding centrosome-associated zinc finger protein CP190, producing MSKMTRYAEAKSVKVDNWGVFFLQKLQNFFNKTDHCDLTLQFNDNSQLKVHRLVLSACTDYFNHLENVCEMYDDVLIMPMDLQADVIVPIVNFMYTGTLEFQYNMYDRLLKTATDMNMTVLLKLLEAHRQTSSRIVKQPVLLNKQAPRPQRGGPVYQGNHGQQRGGLPVQRGPPSGLPAVGSRPRLPLVRPPVHSYGGKSMAHAAAGSKDAKPGPSRFDDGEMGDGFEGSFDGITYETKPLLTADQVKKEEETSPFEKLRKGYTNANVVKRPSSGSLTSPPAKKPNLEEVKEFTEAARMRSQLTTDDDDSPDYVDDDTHFNDDDDEDYQPPASVKAALAKSANQQGATTTKQIVIKQESKSPGQGSNVLKQITVKDDSGNVDHAKIISEVLKKYPHLVKKNKNIKLKIMQKPSPNAGNNTTSGASSSSAAASKMEIRTATPLKQDQSMVRRATANIRSDMAKGGPSSSSQSSTSSAATTGKPSGGGTTKTIDAKTMHALIAKGAENTTGPWLCLRCGINGRPISIPSYKAFYNHLIHKHKERIDVRICEHCGFKAQQRNPHLLYHWHTVHNIKPAIRFPRCGECDHVAMTADDLAKHEEEVHASSGGGDLQQCIYCNKVFAKEMELYDHMKEQHKQRAIADGVLEFTDDEDYQTEEELTSPQTKTYGSAAGDGKIKILSNITLPPAKGTYGGAEGKTGAGGSARPITLEPSSEAEALSNVASGIATSLTLVGDNGVVLDDPNYQNQYIEAELASVHGEHASGGAGGDGMPKLVTADGTELLLTQSQKDEIISQLQSTGGAGNDVVMVLNEDNFSVGSTIQLGEGVQIVDTVMYSQQAADAGSEHNDSQKSDAKAADVTASEDENSQASVSLSEDKPVVDKELSLEEGDDSQASRRTDASDKPDELDDDGNTMDDDVDMSGEVTSETNETLQQAVKDQLMEMDDDELPDADTSADAAVKDDLDDSEDRQQSDKLKLISELEGDWSEDTAEEQQPPPPPPVADEPSEKSAKREKTIEKKPVAAAPSAAKSSATAKPEPAKKASSESVKGKEKESLADAAPETQQKKAVETEKLSGKEIDKLLDDWNNEAKLDELSNEAGDLEKEIEKVTTGGSSVAEAVAVEPTDEEEPDTTEKPIKTESEPEEEQEEQEEEGGDASKDAAKQKEKVTKSDDERETVSPKGKKNGTATAPSEKVEASSEPEDDDAGDEDDKDKSSSKSKEVNSLLGEWDEDDDV from the exons ATGAGCAAAATGACGAGATACGCGGAGGCCAAATCGGTGAAGGTGGACAACTGGGGCGTGTTCTTCCTGCAGAAGCTGCAAaactttttcaacaaaaccGACCACTGCGACCTGACGCTCCAGTTCAACGACAACTCCCAGCTGAAGGTGCACCGGTTAGTGCTGTCCGCCTGCACCGACTACTTTAACCATCTCGAGAACGTGTGCGAGATGTACGACGACGTGCTGATCATGCCGATGGATCTGCAGGCGGACGTCATCGTCCCGATCGTGAACTTCATGTACACGGGCACGCTCGAGTTCCAGTACAACATGTACGACCGGCTGCTGAAAACGGCCACCGACATGAACATGACCGTGCTGCTCAAGCTGCTCGAGGCGCACCGCCAAACGTCGTCGCGCATCGTGAAGCAACCGGTGCTGCTCAATAAGCAGGCGCCACGGCCCCAGCGCGGTGGGCCCGTCTACCAGGGCAATCACGGTCAGCAGCGCGGCGGTCTGCCTGTTCAGCGGGGGCCACCGTCGGGGCTGCCAGCGGTCGGTTCGAGACCACGCCTACCCTTGGTAAGGCCGCCGGTTCATTCGTACGGTGGCAAATCGATGGCGCATGCTGCTGCCGGTTCGAAAGACGCCAAGCCGGGCCCTTCGCGCTTCGACGACGGGGAAATGGGCGACGGGTTTGAGGGTTCGTTCGACGGAATTACGTACGAAACGAAACCCCTGCTGACGGCGGATCAGGtgaagaaggaggaggaaaCATCTCCGTTCGAGAAGCTGCGCAAAGGGTACACGAACGCGAACGTGGTGAAGCGACCGTCGAGCGGTTCGCTCACTTCACCCCCGGCCAAGAAGCCCAACCTGGAGGAGGTGAAGGAGTTCACCGAGGCAGCCCGCATGCGCAGCCAGCTGACGACCGATGACGACGATTCGCCCGACTACGTGGACGACGATACGCACTTcaacgatgacgacgatgaggaTTACCAACCGCCGGCCTCGGTAAAGGCGGCGCTGGCCAAGTCTGCCAACCAGCAGGGCGCCACCACGACCAAGCAGATCGTCATCAAGCAGGAATCGAAATCACCCGGCCAGGGTTCGAACGTGCTGAAGCAGATCACGGTTAAGGACGATTCGGGCAACGTAGACCACGCGAAGATCATATCGGAGGTGCTGAAAAAGTATCCCCATCTGgtgaagaagaacaaaaacatcaagctGAAGATCATGCAGAAACCTTCCCCGAACGCGGGCAACAACACGACGTCGGGCGCATCTTCCTCCAGCGCGGCCGCGTCCAAGATGGAAATCCGTACGGCAACGCCGCTCAAGCAGGACCAATCGATGGTTCGCCGGGCGACGGCAAACATCCGCAGCGATATGGCGAAAGGAGGaccatcctcctcctcccagTCCTCCACTTCCTCCGCTGCCACCACCGGTAAACCATCCGGCGGTGGTACGACCAAAACGATCGACGCCAAAACGATGCACGCATTGATAGCGAAGGGGGCGGAAAACACGACCGGACCGTGGCTGTGCCTGCGCTGCGGCATCAATGGGCGCCCGATCAGCATACCCAGCTACAAAGCGTTCTACAACCATCTGATCCACAAGCACAAGGAGCGCATCGATGTGCGGATCTGCGAGCACTGCGGGTTCAAGGCACAGCAGCGCAACCCGCACCTGCTCTACCACTGGCACACGGTGCACAACATCAAGCCGGCGATCCGGTTCCCGCGCTGCGGCGAGTGCGACCACGTCGCGATGACGGCGGACGATCTGGCGAAGCACGAGGAGGAGGTGCACGcgagcagcggcggcggcgacctGCAGCAGTGCATCTACTGCAACAAGGTGTTCGCGAAGGAGATGGAACTGTACGACCACATGAAGGAGCAGCACAAGCAGCGGGCCATCGCGGACGGTGTGCTGGAGTTTACCGACGACGAGGACTACCAGACGGAGGAGGAGCTCACCTcgccccagaccaagacgtaCGGGTCGGCGGCCGGCGATGGCAAGATCAAAATACTGTCCAACATCACGCTGCCCCCGGCGAAGGGCACGTACGGGGGGGCGGAGGGAAAGACCGGCGCCGGCGGCTCGGCGCGCCCGATCACGCTCGAACCGTCGTCCGAGGCGGAAGCGCTCAGCAATGTGGCGTCCGGCATCGCCACCAGCCTTACGCTCGTCGGCGACAATGGGGTGGTGCTCGACGATCCGAACTACCAGAACCAGTACATCGAGGCGGAGTTGGCCAGCGTGCACGGTGAGCATGCGTCCGGTGGGGCGGGCGGCGATGGCATGCCGAAGCTGGTCACTGCCGATGGAACTGAGCTGCTGCTGACACAGTCCCAGAAGGATGAAATCATCTCCCAGCTACAAAGCACTGGCGGAGCAG GCAACGACGTGGTGATGGTGTTGAATGAGGACAACTTTTCCGTCGGCTCCACGATACAGCTGGGTGAGGGAGTGCAGATCGTTGATACGGTCATGTACAGCCAGCAGGCAGCGGACGCCGGTTCTGAGCACAACGATAGCCAAAAGTCGGACGCGAAGGCGGCGGATGTGACCGCATCGGAGGATGAAAACTCGCAAGCCTCCGTTTCGCTGTCGGAAGACAAGCCGGTCGTCGACAAGGAGTTGTCGCTTGAGGAGGGAGACGACAGTCAAGCGTCCCGCCGGACGGACGCGTCCGACAAGCCGGACGAGCTCGACGACGACGGCAACACGATGGACGACGACGTGGACATGTCCGGGGAGGTGACGTCCGAGACGAACGAAACGTTGCAGCAAGCGGTGAAGGACCAGCTGATGGAGATGGACGATGATGAGCTGCCGGACGCAGACACGTCGGCCGACGCTGCCGTGAAGGACGATCTGGACGATTCGGAAGACCGGCAGCAGTCGGACAAACTGAAGCTGATTTCCGAGCTGGAGGGCGATTGGTCGGAGGATACTGCCGAGGAGCAacaaccgccaccaccaccaccggtggCCGATGAGCCGTCGGAAAAGTCAGCCAAAAGGGAAAAGACGATCGAGAAGAAACCCGTGGCTGCCGCCCCTTCGGCAGCTAAATCAAGCGCCACAGCAAAGCCGGAACCAGCGAAGAAAGCATCGTCAGAATCAGTTAAAGGCAAAGAAAAGGAATCCCTGGCCGATGCAGCACCAGAGACGCAACAGAAAAAGGCCGTCGAGACGGAGAAGCTCTCGGGCAAGGAAATCGACAAGCTGCTGGACGATTGGAACAACGAGGCCAAACTGGACGAGCTTTCGAACGAGGCGGGAGATCTTGAGAAAGAGATCGAAAAGGTGACGACCGGTGGAAGTAGTGTTGCTGAGGCGGTGGCGGTCGAACCAACCGATGAAGAGGAACCAGACACCACGGAAAAACCCATCAAAACAGAGTCAGAGccggaggaggagcaggaggagcaggaggaggagggcggCGACGCATCGAAGGATGCTGCCAAGCAAAAGGAGAAGGTGACCAAATCGGACGACGAAAGGGAAACCGTATCGCCGAAGGGTAAGAAAAATGGCACAGCGACCGCTCCCAGCGAAAAGGTTGAAGCAAGCAGTGAGCCGGAAGATGACGATGCCGGTGACGAAGACGATAAGGACAAATCGTCCTCCAAATCGAAGGAAGTGAATTCACTGTTAGGAGAATgggatgaggatgatgatgtgtAA
- the LOC121588045 gene encoding mortality factor 4-like protein 1 — MPPKFKFTEGEKVLCFHGPLLYEAKLLRCAMMKEKQVKYLVHYAGWNKNWDEWVPESRVLKYNEANRQRQQEVHRLHSPLVKNKKSSTKGKKSDAQGGTGSQGKDSDSRASTPSKEVTKEKDPAVQSVTTTPVTAATTPTGTTSTGGSTTTAASSTGRNRSSLKTSATSASVSSSPSSSSSSTSSSTAVPAATDKPPAATSTAAKDVKSSESKEAVEKPKDESSSEPGSSKAKKRGRSDTNSSNVESEDQFISKVEVKIKIPDELKVWLVDDWDAISRQNKLLELPAKVTVQEIVDNYVQYKKQSKVTTATKETAVADIGNGIVEYFNVMLGSQLLYKFERPQYAEMIQAHPGVPMAKIYGSVHLLRLFVKLGPMLAFTSLDEKSIQTSLGHVQDFLKYLVKNSSTLFNMQHYVNTSPEYHRKAL, encoded by the exons ATGCCCCCAAAGTTTAAATTCACCGAGG GTGAAAAGGTACTCTGCTTTCATGGCCCGCTGCTGTACGAAGCAAAGCTTCTGCGTTGTGCGATGATGAAGGAAAAGCAGGTAAAATACCTTGTGCACTATGCCGGCTGGAACAAAAA CTGGGATGAGTGGGTTCCGGAGAGCCGCGTCCTCAAGTACAACGAAGCGAACCGCCAGCGGCAACAGGAAGTCCACCGCTTACATTCCCCTCTGGTAAAGAACAAGAAGAGCAGCACGAAGGGTAAAAAGTCGGATGCACAGGGTGGTACCGGCAGCCAGGGCAAGGACAGCGATTCGCGAGCATCCACACCGTCGAAGGAAGTGACGAAAGAGAAAGACCCAGCGGTACAGTCCGTCACCACCACACCCGTCACAGCGGCTACAACGCCGACGGGCACTACCTCTACCGGTGGTAGCACGACGACAGCCGCCTCCTCTACAGGACGAAACCGATCGTCCCTGAAGACATCGGCTACCAGTGCGAGTGTTTCTTCATCGCCCAGCTCCAGCTCCTCGTCCACCTCGTCCTCGACGGCCGTACCTGCCGCAACGGATAAGCCACCTGCCGCCACATCCACCGCCGCCAAGGATGTGAAATCTTCGGAAAGCAAGGAGGCGGTGGAAAAACCGAAAGACGAATCGTCCAGCGAGCCCGGCAGCTCGAAGGCGAAGAAACGCGGCCGAAGCGACACAAACTCGTCGAACGTCGAGTCGGAAGATCAGTTCATATCGAAGGTGGaggtgaaaatcaaaattccgGACGAGCTGAAGGTGTGGCTGGTGGACGACTGGGACGCAATTTCGCGCCAGAACAAGCTGCTCGAGCTGCCGGCTAAGGTGACGGTGCAGGAGATAGTGGACAACTACGTACAGTACAAGAAGCAGAGCAAGGTAACGACCGCTACCAAGGAAACGGCCGTGGCCGACATCGGCAATGGGATAGTGGAGTATTTTAACGTAATGCTCGGCTCCCAGCTGCTGTACAAATTCGAGCGGCCACAGTACGCGGAAATGATACAGGCCCATCCGGGTGTGCCGATGGCAAAAATTTACGGCTCCGTTCATCTGCTGCGGCTGTTCGTGAAGCTGGGACCGATGCTGGCATTTACATCGTTGGACGAGAAGTCGATACAAACTTCGCTGGGCCATGTGCAGGACTTTTTAAAGTATTTGGTTAAAAACAGTAGCACTCTTTTCAACATGCAGCACTACGTGAACACTAGCCCCGAGTATCATCGGAAGGCCTTGTAA
- the LOC121590170 gene encoding uncharacterized protein LOC121590170 codes for MTKRNMWSYDETLEMLNIMLRQESLKAMNGRPFRKDKAFRLVYEEMVHRGYSTKDPKQIEYRWKNLKRQYVDLQKEPTLVDTNPFPYYDEIDVLMKGKPPAASQTTKLCELVISKVERSSTTEVEEVLLETEMEPIEQVECEIGTPIASEEVVEETVVESSPQPQTSKPVPKRLKRSRRRQGELTKAFLPPYKTATEEEVFRNQKKLIDYQFGLYSKAQEESDQKFLAMSRQMLEECNDKFQVFLAKLAPGN; via the exons ATGACGAAGCGCAATATGTGGAGTTACGACGAGACGCTCGAGATGCTGAACATAATGCTGCGCCAGGAAAGCCTGAAAGCGATGAACGGCCGACCGTTTCGAAAAGACAAAGCCTTCCGCTTGGTATATGAGGAGATGGTGCACCGGGGCTACAGCACCAAGGATCCAAAGCAGATAGAGTACCGTTGGAAAAATCTGAAACGACAGTACGTGGACCTACAGAAGGAGCCCACGTTGGTCGATACTAACCCATTCCCGTACTACGACGAAATAGACGTACTGATGAAAGGAAAGCCCCCCGCCGCCAGTCAGACTACGAAGCTGTGCGAGCTAGTCATATCGAAAg TGGAACGCAGCTCAACCACGGAGGTAGAGGAGGTGCTCCTCGAAACGGAGATGGAACCCATCGAGCAGGTGGAATGTGAAATAGGTACACCGATTGCGAGTGAGGAAGTCGTCGAGGAAACTGTTGTCGAATCATCGCCTCAGCCGCAAACATCAAAACCTGTCCCGAAACGATTGAAGCGCAGTAGAAGGCGTCAGGGCGAACTGACGAAAGCATTTCTTCCCCCCTATAAGACGGCCACGGAGGAAGAAGTGTTTCGGAATCAGAAAAAGCTAATCGATTATCAGTTCGGTCTGTACAGCAAAGCCCAGGAGGAGTCGGACCAGAAGTTCCTCGCCATGAGCCGACAAATGCTGGAAGAGTGTAATGATAAGTTTCAAGTGTTCTTAGCGAAGCTGGCACCGGGCAACTAG
- the LOC121590169 gene encoding aurora kinase C, translating to MACNKENRKLLNGPSSVTASTGIPSHSGTLLVKKGAGIGGPAANTAAGRSNNAAKMIGKAAEGGGQHMGGFKAPQLPAPVVRPAASSSKPVPEKQITPKTEQTRSEPMDTTPADDRPDAAEQKQSGTDGNQQAQQAKPAKKVWTLSNFDIGRPLGRGKFGNVYLAREKETKFVIALKVLFKKQVHAQGIEHQVRREIEIQSHLRHPNILRMYGYFHDESRIYLILEYAPGGTLFKEQQQQPGKRFPEKRCAIYVYSLVSALIYLHERNVIHRDIKPENLLLGHGGELKIADFGWSVHEPTSSRTTLCGTLDYLSPEMVQGQPHTKTVDLWSLGVLAYELLCGKAPFLATTYEETYRKIMKVQYTVPPDVTKAASHLISRLLVKDPASRMPLENVAIHPWIQLHVDKK from the exons ATGGCGTGCAACAAAGAAAACCGTAAACTATTGAACGGACCGTCATCGGTAACCGCGAGCACAGGCATTCCTTCCCATTCAGGGACGTTGCTGGTCAAAAAGGGTGCCGGTATTGGAGGTCCAGCCGCAAACACGGCCGCAGGAAGGAGCAACAATGCTGCGAAGATGATCGGGAAGGCAGCGGAAGGGGGAGGACAGCATATGGGAGGGTTCAAAGCACCTCAGTTGCCGGCACCTGTGGTGCGGCCAGCGGCCAGTAGCAGTAAACCTGTGCCCGAAAAGCAAATAACTCCAAAGACTGAGCAAACCCGGTCCGAACCGATGGATACGACGCCGGCCGATGATAGGCCGGATGCGGCAGAGCAGAAGCAAAGTGGCACGGACGGTAATCAACAGGCGCAACAGGCCAAACCGGCCAAAAAGGTGTGGACACTCAGCAATTTCGATATCGGCCGTCCGCTGGGTAGGGGCAAGTTTGGCAATGTCTATCTGGCCCGCGAAAAGGAAACCAAGTTCGTGATCGCGCTGAAGGTGTTGTTCAAAAAGCAG GTGCACGCCCAGGGGATCGAGCATCAGGTGCGGAGAGAAATCGAAATCCAGTCCCATCTGCGCCATCCGAACATACTGCGCATGTACGGCTACTTTCACGACGAATCGCGCATCTATCTCATCCTGGAGTATGCGCCGGGCGGTACCCTGTtcaaggagcagcagcagcagccgggcaAACGGTTCCCCGAGAAACGGTGCGCCATCTACGTGTACTCGCTCGTGTCGGCGCTGATCTATCTGCACGAGCGCAACGTGATACATCGGGACATTAAGCCGGAAAACTTGCTGCTGGGGCACGGTGGTGAGTTGAAGATAGCCGATTTCGGTTGGTCCGTACACGAGCCCACGTCGTCCCGTACGACGCTTTGCGGTACGCTCGACTATCTGTCACCCGAGATGGTGCAAGGTCAGCCGCACACCAAAACCGTCGACCTGTGGAGCTTGGGTGTGCTGGCGTACGAGCTGCTGTGCGGAAAGGCTCCGTTCCTGGCCACCACGTACGAGGAAACGTACCGTAAGATTATGAAGGTGCAGTACACGGTGCCGCCGGACGTGACGAAGGCGGCGTCTCATCTGATCTCGCGACTGCTCGTCAAAGATCCGGCCAGCCGTATGCCGCTAGAAAATGTGGCCATCCATCCGTGGATTCAGCTGCACGTGGACAAAAAGTGA